The sequence below is a genomic window from Draconibacterium halophilum.
TATAACCGAATACGATATTTACCTGTTCCGTGAAGGGAAACATTTTTCATTGTATGAAAAACTTGGAGCCCATGTAATTGAACACAACAATACCCGCGGAACTTTTTTCGCGGTCTGGGCGCCAAACGCCGAGTCGGTATCCGTAATCGGTAATTTTAACGGCTGGCAAAAAGAAGCCAACATCCTCAGCCGACGGGAAGACGACTCGGGTTTATGGGAAGGTTTTATTCCCAATGTGGAAAAAGGTGAAGCGTACAAATACTTTATCCGTTCAATGTTTGATGGATTTGAGGTTGAAAAAGCTGACCCTGTTGGTTTTTACAGCGAACAACCGCCCAAAACTGCATCGGTTGTATGGGAATATAACTACAACTGGAACGATGCGGCCTGGATGAAAAAAAGGGGAAAAAACAATGCACTCGACAGTCCGTATTCTGTGTACGAAGTTCATCTGGAATCGTGGCGCCGTAAACCAGAGGAAGATATGAAACCTCTGAGTTATGCTGAACTGGCAGAGCAACTTACTGCTTATGTAAAAGATATGGGATATACCCATGTGGAATTAATGCCCGTGACTGAATTTCCGTTTTCGGGTTCCTGGGGCTACCAGGTAACGGGCTTTTTCGCCCCTACCAGTCGTTTCGGCACACCCGATGATTTTATGTATTTTGTAGATTACCTGCACCAAAACGATATTGGTGTAATCATGGATTGGGTACCTTCGCATTTTCCGGGCGACCAACACGGATTGCACTTTTTTGATGGAACATATTTGTACGAACATGAAGATCCCCGAAAAGGGTACCATCCAGACTGGAGCAGCTATATCTTTAATTACGGCAGAAACGAAATACGTAACTTTTTAATTAGCAGTGCACACAGTTGGATGGAACGTTTTCACATCGACGGAATCAGGGTAGATGCTGTGGCTTCGATGTTGTATCTCGATTATTCACGTAAAGAAGGAGAATGGATTCCGAATGAACACGGTGGGCGTGAAAACCTGGATGCCATTAAATTTTTGCGCGACCTCAATGAATCGATTTACACGAAATTCCCTGATGTGCAAACCATTGCCGAGGAATCAACTGCCTGGCCAATGGTTACCCGACCTGTTTATACCGGTGGTCTTGGATTTGGAATGAAATGGAATATGGGCTGGATGCACGATACGCTGGGGTACTTCCAGAATGAAACCGTTCACCGAAGTTATCACCACAATCAGATGACATTCAGTATTATGTATGCGTTTAATGAGAATTTTATGCTTTCACTTTCACACGATGAAGTGGTGCATGGAAAAGGGAGCCTGATAAATAAAATGCCTGGCGACGACTGGCAGAAGTTTGCCAATTTGCGCGCCATGTTTGGTTTTATGTTTGCTCACCCGGGGAAGAAGCTTCATTTTATGGGTATGGAATTCGGACAGTGGAAAGAATGGAACCATGAGAGCAGCCTCGACTGGCATTTGTTGGAACACGACACACACAAAGGCCTTCAGTTTTTTATAAAGGATTTAAACAGTGTTTATAAACGTTTTCCGGCCCTTTATGAAAATGACTTTAGTGGCGAAGGATTTAAATGGATTGATGCGAACGATTCCCAAAACTCGGTTTTCAGTTTTGTCCGCTACGACAAACAGAAAAAACACCCCGTTCTTATCGTTGCGAATTTGACACCGGTTCCAAGGTATAATTATCGTGTTGGAGTTCCTGATGATGCCAAATGGCAAGAAATTCTGAACAGCGATGCCAAACAATATGGAGGTAGTGGAATGGGAAACTTTGGCGGTGTGGATTCAAATCCGGTACCGTATCACGATGAAGAACAATCCATTAATATTATGATTCCCCCATTGGGAATTGTAATGTTTGCAAAAGAATAAAAATATATGTCGATGCCAATATACAATCCCGTTTCTACCTATCGTCTGCAATTCAATAAAGACTTTACGCTTAAAGATGCAGAACAGATTATTCCGTATTTACACAAACTGGGCATAAAAACGATTTATGCTTCTCCGGTTTTTCAAGCTGTGCGGGGAAGTTCGCATGGTTACGATGTCACCGATCCGTTGCAGCTAAATCCCGAAATAGGAACAGTAAGTGACTTGAGTTCACTAATTAAAAAAGTTGGTAAATACAATATGGGTTGGTTGCAGGATATTGTGCCTAATCACATGGCTTTTTCAGTTGAAAATCCATGGATTTACGATGTGCTGGAGAAGGGCAAAAATTCGGAGTTCTATCCTTTTTTTGATATCCTTGAAAACCATCCAGAACAGGAGCTGAAGAACCGGTTAATGCTGCCCTTTTTCGGAAAACCTTTGGAAAAACTAATTGAAGATAAGGAGTTAACTGTTAGTATTGCTAAAAATGGATTTAAACTGAATTATTTCGACAACCAGTACCCAGTTTCTGTTTCGGCCTACCCTACCATACTTGAGTCTGCACCGCAGCAAATTATTCCCGAGTCGGTTTCAGCCTGTTTAGTTGCGTTGGCACAAAACAAAGATTTTGATAAGGTGCGCCATAATCTTTTAAACGATTATCATCTGGCAAAAGAAACTGAAAATTACATCAACGAGTGCTTGTCGGCAGTAAATAACAACCCCGAAAAAATGAAGGAATTGGTAAGCCAATTGTATTATCAGCCTGCCTTTTGGAAGGATACCGAATATAAAATTAATTACCGTCGCTTTTTTACCATTAATGGGCTTATTTGTGTCAATGTTCAGCATAAAGAAGTTTTTAGCACCACACATAAACTTATTGAAAGCTGGTTAACAAACAAGGTTATTCAGGGTGTCCGGGTAGATCATATCGACGGACTTTTTAATCCGACAGAATATTTAGAGCGACTGCGGAATCTGGCGGGAGAAGAACCTTATATTGTTGTGGAAAAAATACTGGAAGAAGATGAAACGATTCCCGATAATTGGCCGGTGGAAGGAACAAGTGGATATGATTTTTTAGGAATGGTGAACAACCTCCTTACCAATCCGGATAAGGGAAAGGATTTTTATTCCTATTATAAAAACTGGATTGATGATAACGACGATTTCAGTGATGTTTTTTACCGAAAAAGCCGTTTTATCCTTTACAATCGCTTAAAAGGAGAGTTGGAAAGTCTTACTCGTGAGTGTTCTAAAATTAACGCAATTTCATCCTTAAATTTAGATGGACTGAAAGTACAAACAACCATTGGTGAATTTCTTGTTTTCTGTCCGGTTTATAAACTATTTCAGGCGCCTTCATCTTTTTCAGAAAAAGAAAAGCAGCTTGTCTCCACAATCTTTACTGAAGTAAAAAAGAAAAGCAGTGCCAGCGAAAATGTGGTAAATGTATTGGAAGATTTGTTTTTGTTGCGCTTACCGGGAAGTGAAAATGAAATACCCGCAATTGATACATTTTTCAGGCATTGTATGCAATTTACCGGCCCTTTGATGGCCAAGGGAATTGAAGACACTGCATTTTATTCGTACAACCCGTTTATCTGCCATAACGAAGTAGGTGATTCACCGGGCTACTTTGGCATTTGTACTGAAACCTTTCACAATTATATGAAGGAAAGGCTTGAAAAGCTTCCCCTAACGATGAACGCCATCTCAACTCACGACACCAAAAGAGGAGAAGATGCCCGTGCCCGTTTAAATGTGTTAAGCGATATGCCCGAAAAATGGATGGGGGTGACGCAAAAATGGAGGGAAGTAAACCGGGAGTTTAAGCAATTCGATGGTGATAACGAAATCCCTTCACCCAACGACGAATATTTAATTTACCAGGTTGTATGTGCGCATTTACCCATGAATGCCAAAATTGACGACACATTTGTGAACCGGATGGAAGAGTATC
It includes:
- the glgB gene encoding 1,4-alpha-glucan branching protein GlgB — translated: MSEKQNKSSKTKRKSVKTKKKTVVAKNKEANKANVVDDIKNIITEYDIYLFREGKHFSLYEKLGAHVIEHNNTRGTFFAVWAPNAESVSVIGNFNGWQKEANILSRREDDSGLWEGFIPNVEKGEAYKYFIRSMFDGFEVEKADPVGFYSEQPPKTASVVWEYNYNWNDAAWMKKRGKNNALDSPYSVYEVHLESWRRKPEEDMKPLSYAELAEQLTAYVKDMGYTHVELMPVTEFPFSGSWGYQVTGFFAPTSRFGTPDDFMYFVDYLHQNDIGVIMDWVPSHFPGDQHGLHFFDGTYLYEHEDPRKGYHPDWSSYIFNYGRNEIRNFLISSAHSWMERFHIDGIRVDAVASMLYLDYSRKEGEWIPNEHGGRENLDAIKFLRDLNESIYTKFPDVQTIAEESTAWPMVTRPVYTGGLGFGMKWNMGWMHDTLGYFQNETVHRSYHHNQMTFSIMYAFNENFMLSLSHDEVVHGKGSLINKMPGDDWQKFANLRAMFGFMFAHPGKKLHFMGMEFGQWKEWNHESSLDWHLLEHDTHKGLQFFIKDLNSVYKRFPALYENDFSGEGFKWIDANDSQNSVFSFVRYDKQKKHPVLIVANLTPVPRYNYRVGVPDDAKWQEILNSDAKQYGGSGMGNFGGVDSNPVPYHDEEQSINIMIPPLGIVMFAKE
- the treY gene encoding malto-oligosyltrehalose synthase, whose protein sequence is MPIYNPVSTYRLQFNKDFTLKDAEQIIPYLHKLGIKTIYASPVFQAVRGSSHGYDVTDPLQLNPEIGTVSDLSSLIKKVGKYNMGWLQDIVPNHMAFSVENPWIYDVLEKGKNSEFYPFFDILENHPEQELKNRLMLPFFGKPLEKLIEDKELTVSIAKNGFKLNYFDNQYPVSVSAYPTILESAPQQIIPESVSACLVALAQNKDFDKVRHNLLNDYHLAKETENYINECLSAVNNNPEKMKELVSQLYYQPAFWKDTEYKINYRRFFTINGLICVNVQHKEVFSTTHKLIESWLTNKVIQGVRVDHIDGLFNPTEYLERLRNLAGEEPYIVVEKILEEDETIPDNWPVEGTSGYDFLGMVNNLLTNPDKGKDFYSYYKNWIDDNDDFSDVFYRKSRFILYNRLKGELESLTRECSKINAISSLNLDGLKVQTTIGEFLVFCPVYKLFQAPSSFSEKEKQLVSTIFTEVKKKSSASENVVNVLEDLFLLRLPGSENEIPAIDTFFRHCMQFTGPLMAKGIEDTAFYSYNPFICHNEVGDSPGYFGICTETFHNYMKERLEKLPLTMNAISTHDTKRGEDARARLNVLSDMPEKWMGVTQKWREVNREFKQFDGDNEIPSPNDEYLIYQVVCAHLPMNAKIDDTFVNRMEEYLLKAMREAKVNSSWSDPNEYYENNTVAFARKILSPESKFTAILFAFMEALIPHGITNSITQLILKNTVPGAPDTFQGTEYWNLSFVDPDNRRPVDFARLSDQLQQIIAAHNTDAKKLAEKLWKEGSNGKVKQWITWLTLQERMNHENLFLKGSYIPLKVTGEFEKNIIAFYRNFHDEHLIVMLPLNTAALPDGFSWNNTQIELPASAPSKWINRITKELVITDQELKADEIFGVVPFGILRSSV